A genome region from Pseudomonas sp. S06B 330 includes the following:
- a CDS encoding LysR family transcriptional regulator → MDRLTAMRVFVSVVDLGSQSAAADHLDLSRPVVSRYLAELEGWVGARLMQRTTRRLSLTAAGQETLPRCRQMLELAGDLQAAVSAPDEAPRGELRISVSTSFGQAQLMDAIAIYVKRYPGVKIDLQMLDRTVNLVDERIDLAIRTSNDLDPNLIARRLSVCRSVICASPAYLREHPAPLQVEELVQHNCLTHSYFGRSLWHFEVDGETLSVPVQGSISANEAMTLQRAALAGAGIAMLPTYQTAAALRSGELVRLLPQAKPQALNLNAVYTSRKHMPATLRSMLDFLAERFTAEPEWDRDLL, encoded by the coding sequence ATGGATCGTCTGACAGCAATGCGGGTCTTCGTTAGTGTGGTGGACCTTGGCAGCCAGTCCGCTGCAGCTGATCACCTTGACCTGTCGCGCCCGGTGGTCTCCCGCTACTTGGCCGAGCTGGAAGGCTGGGTCGGCGCACGCCTGATGCAACGCACTACCCGCCGCCTGAGCCTGACGGCTGCCGGCCAGGAAACCCTACCGCGTTGCCGGCAGATGCTCGAACTTGCCGGCGATCTGCAAGCAGCTGTCAGCGCACCGGACGAGGCGCCGCGAGGGGAACTGCGTATCAGCGTCAGCACCTCGTTCGGCCAGGCCCAACTGATGGATGCCATCGCCATTTACGTCAAACGCTACCCCGGGGTGAAGATTGATCTGCAGATGCTCGATCGCACGGTGAATCTGGTGGATGAACGCATCGACCTGGCGATCCGCACCAGCAACGACCTGGACCCCAACCTGATCGCCCGTCGCCTGAGCGTGTGCCGCTCAGTGATCTGCGCCTCCCCGGCGTATCTGCGCGAACACCCGGCGCCGTTGCAGGTCGAGGAGCTGGTGCAGCACAACTGTCTGACCCACTCCTACTTCGGCCGGAGCCTCTGGCACTTCGAGGTGGACGGCGAAACGCTCTCGGTGCCGGTGCAAGGTTCTATCAGCGCCAATGAAGCCATGACCTTGCAGCGGGCGGCACTGGCCGGTGCCGGTATTGCGATGTTGCCCACCTACCAGACCGCAGCGGCGCTGCGCAGTGGCGAGTTGGTGCGCCTGTTGCCTCAGGCCAAACCGCAGGCGCTTAACCTCAACGCCGTTTACACCTCGCGCAAGCACATGCCCGCGACCTTGCGCAGCATGCTCGACTTTCTTGCCGAGCGCTTCACCGCTGAGCCGGAGTGGGACCGCGACCTGCTCTAG
- a CDS encoding NAD(P)-dependent oxidoreductase produces the protein MSKIAIIGATGRAGSQLLEEALRRGHRVTAIARNPATLQGRDGVTTVALDVNDGAALELALSGHDVVLSAAHFSGIKPQAIIEPAKKAGVKRLLVVGGAGSLQLPSGHKVIDSPDFPEAYKAEATAGGHYLDTLRQEKELDWTFLSPSAEFVEGARTGRYHLGKDHLLIGDDGKSWISFADYAIAMLDEVEKPAHSRQRFTVGY, from the coding sequence ATGAGCAAGATCGCAATCATCGGGGCAACCGGCCGTGCCGGTAGCCAGTTGCTGGAAGAGGCCCTGCGCCGTGGCCACCGCGTCACCGCCATCGCACGCAATCCGGCCACGCTGCAGGGGCGTGACGGCGTGACTACCGTAGCCTTGGATGTCAACGATGGCGCTGCATTGGAACTGGCGTTGAGCGGACATGATGTGGTGCTTAGTGCTGCACACTTCTCCGGCATCAAGCCACAGGCCATTATCGAGCCGGCGAAGAAAGCCGGGGTCAAGCGACTGCTGGTGGTCGGAGGGGCGGGCAGCCTGCAACTGCCTTCGGGGCACAAAGTGATCGATAGCCCGGACTTTCCCGAAGCGTATAAAGCCGAGGCCACTGCCGGTGGGCATTACCTCGATACCTTGCGTCAGGAGAAGGAACTGGACTGGACCTTCCTGTCACCGTCGGCCGAGTTCGTTGAAGGCGCGCGTACAGGCCGTTATCACCTCGGTAAGGACCACTTGCTGATCGGTGACGATGGCAAGAGCTGGATCAGCTTTGCCGACTACGCAATTGCTATGCTCGACGAAGTGGAAAAGCCTGCCCATTCGCGTCAGCGTTTTACGGTCGGTTACTGA
- a CDS encoding aldehyde dehydrogenase family protein, translated as MMKLAGVYIEGVWQHGPCPLSVINPSNEQQLAEVAGGDGAAVARATLAARKAFSGWSSSTGSERAKVLRTIAEGVEARRERLVTLQASNNGKPLAEAQLDVDDVIATFCYYADLADGFDAGQDCAVALPTDDFVARLRREPCGVVGLIVPWNFPMVTTAWKLAPALAAGCCVVLKPSEVTPLAELELAAVIAEAGLPDGVFNLVCGTGIAVGAALAADPRIAKISFTGSNAVGVQVMQRAAETVKGVSLELGGKSSLLVLEEADLELALELACLGGFFNAGQMCSATSRVLVAEALYADFIVRLKTQAESIRLGDPLAGESDMGPLVNHAQYQRVHKHIAAGLDAGAQLLCGGSRPAELPCGYFISPTVFTEVPLDSALWREEIFGPVLCVRSVASEAEAVALANDSEFGLVASVISRDLGAAQRVANALEAGLVWVNAPQVIFPQTAWGGYKQSSIGRELGPWGLSAFQEIKHVVTAR; from the coding sequence ATGATGAAGCTTGCCGGTGTTTATATCGAAGGTGTCTGGCAGCACGGCCCGTGCCCGCTTAGCGTGATAAACCCAAGCAACGAACAACAGTTGGCTGAAGTGGCCGGCGGCGACGGCGCAGCGGTGGCGCGTGCGACCCTGGCCGCGCGCAAGGCGTTCAGCGGCTGGTCGAGCAGTACCGGTAGTGAGCGGGCGAAGGTGCTGCGCACGATTGCCGAGGGGGTCGAGGCGCGTCGCGAGCGTCTGGTCACTTTGCAGGCCAGCAACAACGGCAAGCCGTTGGCCGAAGCGCAGCTGGATGTGGACGATGTCATTGCCACCTTCTGCTATTACGCCGACCTTGCCGACGGTTTCGACGCGGGACAGGACTGTGCGGTGGCGTTGCCCACTGACGATTTTGTAGCACGGTTACGGCGCGAGCCATGCGGTGTAGTCGGGTTGATTGTGCCGTGGAATTTCCCCATGGTCACCACCGCATGGAAACTGGCGCCGGCCTTGGCTGCCGGTTGCTGCGTAGTGTTGAAACCGTCTGAAGTCACGCCACTGGCGGAGTTGGAACTGGCCGCAGTGATTGCTGAAGCCGGTTTGCCGGACGGTGTCTTCAACCTGGTCTGTGGCACCGGGATTGCGGTGGGCGCTGCGCTGGCGGCGGATCCACGGATCGCCAAAATCTCCTTCACCGGCAGCAATGCGGTGGGCGTGCAGGTCATGCAGCGTGCCGCCGAGACGGTCAAGGGCGTGAGCCTGGAATTGGGCGGCAAATCCTCTTTGTTGGTGCTGGAGGAAGCGGACCTCGAATTGGCGCTGGAACTGGCCTGCCTGGGTGGCTTTTTCAATGCCGGGCAAATGTGCTCGGCCACCAGTCGGGTGTTGGTGGCGGAGGCCTTGTATGCGGACTTTATCGTCCGGCTCAAGACCCAGGCCGAGTCGATTCGACTGGGTGATCCGCTTGCCGGCGAAAGTGACATGGGCCCACTGGTGAACCACGCGCAGTATCAGCGTGTGCACAAACACATTGCTGCCGGGCTGGACGCTGGCGCGCAATTGCTTTGCGGTGGTTCACGCCCGGCTGAACTGCCGTGCGGGTACTTCATCAGCCCTACGGTGTTTACCGAGGTGCCGTTGGACAGTGCGCTGTGGCGTGAGGAAATCTTTGGTCCTGTGTTGTGTGTACGCTCGGTGGCCAGCGAGGCCGAGGCGGTGGCCCTGGCCAATGACAGTGAGTTTGGCTTGGTTGCCAGCGTCATAAGCCGGGATTTGGGCGCAGCGCAGCGGGTGGCCAACGCACTTGAGGCAGGCTTGGTGTGGGTCAACGCACCCCAGGTGATTTTTCCGCAGACGGCCTGGGGTGGCTATAAGCAGAGCAGTATTGGCCGCGAACTTGGGCCTTGGGGGTTGAGTGCCTTTCAGGAAATCAAGCATGTGGTGACAGCGCGGTAG
- a CDS encoding flavin reductase family protein, producing MYYYEPAKGHGLPHDPFNAIVGPRPIGWISSQDEQGRLNLAPYSFFNAFNYIPPIIGFSSVGRKDSLNNIEKTGEFAWNLATRPLAEAMNQSCIAVPADVDEFTLSGLTPVASNVIAVPRVQESPVSFECKVTQIIQLQRADQALVPSWLILGEVVAVHIAEHLLKDGIYDTAAAQPILRGGGPADYFELGNLFKMARPQVNG from the coding sequence ATGTATTACTACGAACCCGCAAAAGGCCACGGCCTGCCCCACGACCCGTTCAACGCCATCGTCGGCCCACGCCCGATCGGCTGGATTTCCTCCCAGGACGAGCAAGGCCGCCTGAACCTGGCGCCTTACAGCTTCTTCAACGCGTTCAACTACATTCCGCCAATCATCGGTTTCTCCAGCGTCGGGCGCAAAGACAGCCTGAACAACATCGAGAAAACCGGCGAGTTCGCCTGGAACCTGGCTACCCGGCCACTGGCCGAGGCCATGAACCAGAGCTGCATCGCGGTCCCGGCCGATGTCGATGAATTTACGCTGAGCGGCCTGACCCCGGTGGCCTCGAACGTCATCGCCGTGCCGCGGGTACAGGAAAGCCCGGTGTCGTTCGAATGCAAGGTGACCCAGATCATTCAGCTGCAGCGCGCCGATCAAGCGCTGGTGCCGAGCTGGCTGATCCTCGGTGAGGTGGTAGCGGTGCATATCGCCGAGCATCTGCTCAAGGACGGCATCTACGACACCGCTGCCGCGCAACCGATCCTGCGCGGCGGTGGGCCTGCGGACTATTTCGAGTTGGGCAACCTGTTCAAGATGGCCCGCCCACAGGTCAACGGCTGA
- a CDS encoding AraC family transcriptional regulator: protein MSIPTCDRQVLDPALEQQRLELADLVRRHAPHSSNVESAIEDLFVVSYQESVRSMPALAQPALCILAHGSKEICLGDERYVYDPLHYMVLSVALPISGVLLEASPENPSLGVRMNIDPAQINSLIAEAGPMGVPALPSGRGLYVERTDPLLLDALLRLIRLLDTPKDIAVLAPLIRREILYRLLRGPQGYRLYEIAMSSSQTHRVCQAIEWLNQHFHRPLRIDDLAREVNLSSSTLHHRFKAVTSMSPLQYQKQLRLQEARRLMLNDGLEAAVAGYRVGYESPSQFSREYSRLYGAPPARDLARLRSAL from the coding sequence ATGTCTATCCCCACCTGCGATCGGCAGGTTCTCGATCCCGCCCTGGAGCAGCAGCGCCTGGAGCTGGCCGACCTGGTGCGTCGTCATGCGCCACACAGCAGCAATGTCGAGTCGGCTATCGAAGACCTGTTCGTGGTCAGTTACCAGGAAAGCGTGCGCTCAATGCCAGCGCTGGCTCAACCGGCCTTGTGCATCCTCGCCCACGGCAGCAAGGAAATCTGTCTGGGGGATGAACGTTACGTCTATGACCCGTTGCACTACATGGTGCTCTCGGTGGCCTTGCCGATCAGTGGCGTGTTGCTTGAGGCAAGCCCGGAGAACCCGAGCCTAGGGGTGCGAATGAACATTGACCCGGCGCAGATCAATAGCTTGATTGCCGAAGCCGGGCCGATGGGCGTTCCGGCGCTGCCTTCGGGTCGCGGGCTGTATGTCGAGCGCACAGATCCGCTGTTGCTCGATGCCTTGCTGCGTTTGATCCGCCTGCTCGACACACCGAAAGACATCGCGGTGTTAGCGCCGTTGATTCGTCGGGAAATACTCTACCGCTTGCTGCGGGGGCCGCAAGGCTATCGGCTCTACGAAATTGCCATGTCCAGCAGCCAGACCCATCGGGTTTGCCAGGCGATTGAATGGCTCAACCAGCACTTCCATCGCCCGCTGCGTATCGATGACCTGGCCCGTGAAGTGAACCTCAGCAGCTCGACCCTGCATCACCGCTTCAAGGCGGTGACTTCGATGAGCCCGTTGCAGTACCAGAAGCAGTTGCGTCTGCAGGAAGCGCGACGGCTGATGCTCAATGATGGGCTCGAAGCTGCAGTGGCCGGGTATCGGGTGGGCTATGAGAGCCCATCGCAATTCAGCCGTGAGTACAGTCGACTGTATGGCGCGCCGCCCGCGCGGGATCTAGCGCGGTTGCGCAGTGCACTGTAG
- a CDS encoding antibiotic biosynthesis monooxygenase family protein encodes MTSPHALTHLAFIRASSGRSVELGTRLRQLLEPSRRAPGCLHFNLQQSQADADLWLLSGFWRDQQAMSGYFASPTLDLFGELVQAQVVASLDLHTFAEPSAG; translated from the coding sequence ATGACCTCGCCACACGCGCTTACCCACCTTGCTTTTATCCGGGCCAGCAGCGGTCGCTCAGTGGAACTGGGCACGCGTTTGCGTCAATTGCTCGAACCTTCGCGACGGGCGCCGGGTTGTCTGCACTTCAATCTGCAACAGTCCCAGGCCGATGCCGACCTTTGGCTGCTCAGCGGATTCTGGCGCGATCAACAGGCGATGAGTGGCTATTTCGCGTCGCCCACCTTGGACCTGTTCGGCGAGCTGGTGCAGGCCCAGGTGGTTGCCAGTCTTGACCTGCATACCTTCGCTGAGCCGTCTGCGGGTTAG
- a CDS encoding 5-guanidino-2-oxopentanoate decarboxylase: protein MATCGEVLVKLLEGYGVDHVFGIPGVHTVELYRGLARSSIRHITPRHEQGAGFMADGYARTRGKPGVCFIITGPGMTNITTAMGQAYADSIPMLVISSVQSRNQLGGGRGKLHELPAQGGLVAGVAAFSHTLMSADDLPVVLARAFAVFEGARPRPVHIEIPLDVLVEDADHLLASTPVRIARAGAAPAPVAQMAALLASARRPLILAGGGSIAASAALTRLAEYLQAPVALTINAKGVLPANHPLQIGSTQSLVATRELVAEADVVLAIGTELAETDYDVTFKGGFEIPGRLLRIDIDPDQTVRNYPPEIALVADATVATDALLVALADQPAPVRSTEWGASRAACLRERLLADWDLPMHSQTRMLKTLLETLPNAVLVGDSTQPVYTGNLTLDMDQPRRWFNASTGYGTLGYALPAAMGAWLGSAQAIEARPPVICLIGDGGLQFTLPELASATEAQVPLIVLLWNNQGYEEIKKYMVNRAIEPVGVDIYTPDFIGVAKALGCAAQAVGDVEQLREALRQACDRRGPSLIEIDQNQWQQAVPA, encoded by the coding sequence ATGGCAACTTGTGGCGAAGTACTGGTAAAACTCCTTGAAGGCTATGGTGTTGACCATGTCTTCGGTATTCCTGGCGTACATACCGTCGAGCTCTACCGCGGGCTGGCACGTTCTTCTATCCGCCACATTACCCCACGCCACGAGCAAGGTGCCGGCTTCATGGCTGACGGCTATGCGCGTACCCGTGGCAAACCGGGCGTCTGCTTTATCATCACCGGCCCAGGCATGACCAACATCACTACCGCCATGGGCCAGGCTTACGCTGACTCGATTCCGATGCTGGTGATCTCCAGCGTCCAGTCGCGCAATCAATTGGGGGGCGGGCGCGGCAAACTGCACGAGCTGCCGGCCCAGGGTGGCCTGGTTGCCGGCGTCGCGGCGTTCTCTCACACATTAATGAGCGCTGATGACCTGCCAGTGGTGTTGGCTCGCGCCTTCGCCGTGTTCGAGGGGGCCCGCCCACGTCCCGTGCACATCGAGATTCCCCTGGATGTACTGGTCGAGGACGCTGACCATCTGCTGGCCAGCACCCCGGTACGAATTGCCCGTGCTGGCGCCGCACCGGCGCCAGTGGCGCAGATGGCGGCCCTGTTGGCCAGCGCCCGGCGTCCGTTGATTCTCGCCGGTGGTGGTTCGATTGCTGCCAGTGCGGCGCTGACCCGCCTGGCGGAATACCTGCAGGCACCCGTGGCACTGACCATCAACGCCAAGGGGGTATTGCCCGCCAACCATCCACTGCAGATAGGTTCCACCCAGTCGCTGGTGGCAACCCGTGAGCTGGTGGCCGAAGCGGATGTGGTCTTGGCGATTGGTACCGAACTTGCCGAAACCGACTATGACGTGACCTTCAAAGGTGGCTTCGAGATCCCAGGTCGCTTGCTGCGCATCGACATCGATCCAGACCAGACCGTACGTAACTATCCGCCGGAAATTGCCTTGGTAGCAGACGCCACAGTGGCCACCGATGCCCTGTTGGTTGCGTTGGCTGATCAACCGGCACCGGTACGCAGTACCGAGTGGGGCGCCAGCCGCGCAGCTTGCTTGCGCGAGCGGTTGCTGGCCGACTGGGACCTGCCGATGCACAGCCAGACGCGCATGCTCAAAACCTTGCTCGAGACCCTGCCGAACGCGGTGCTGGTGGGTGACTCGACCCAACCGGTCTACACCGGCAACCTGACCCTGGATATGGACCAGCCACGGCGCTGGTTCAATGCCTCCACCGGCTACGGCACGCTCGGTTACGCCTTGCCGGCGGCGATGGGCGCCTGGTTGGGCAGTGCTCAAGCAATCGAAGCGCGCCCGCCGGTCATCTGCCTGATCGGTGACGGCGGCCTGCAGTTCACCTTGCCGGAGCTGGCCAGTGCCACCGAGGCGCAGGTACCGCTGATCGTGCTGTTGTGGAACAACCAGGGCTACGAGGAAATCAAGAAATACATGGTCAACCGCGCCATCGAGCCGGTGGGCGTGGACATTTACACCCCGGACTTTATCGGCGTGGCCAAGGCCTTGGGCTGTGCAGCCCAAGCCGTAGGTGATGTGGAGCAGCTACGTGAAGCGCTACGTCAAGCCTGCGACCGCAGGGGGCCGAGCCTGATTGAAATCGACCAGAACCAATGGCAGCAGGCGGTACCCGCATGA
- a CDS encoding MFS transporter, with product MDNSTTLPAGAAVAPAAEKTTRSRLKSIFSGSIGNMVEWYDWYVYAAFSLYFAKAFFPAGDTTAQLLNTAAIFAVGFLMRPIGGWLMGIYADRKGRKAALMASVLLMCAGSLVIALTPGYETIGVAAPVLLVVARLMQGLSVGGEYGTSATYLSEMATKERRGFFSSFQYVTLISGQLIALAVLIILQQTLTTEQLYAWGWRVPFVIGALCAVVALYLRRGMEETASFTKKEKSKESLMRTLMRHPKELATVVGLTMGGTLAFYTYTTYMQKYLVNTVGMSISDSTTISAATLFLFMCLQPIVGSLSDKIGRRPILIAFGVLGTVCTVPILTTLHTIETWWGAFFLIMAALIIVSGYTSINAVVKAELFPTEIRALGVGLPYALTVSIFGGTAEYVALWFKSIGMETGYYWYVTACIACSLLVYVFMKDTRKHSRITTD from the coding sequence ATGGATAACTCCACCACCCTGCCAGCCGGGGCGGCCGTTGCGCCCGCCGCGGAAAAAACCACCCGAAGCCGACTCAAGTCGATTTTCAGCGGTTCGATCGGCAACATGGTCGAATGGTACGACTGGTACGTTTACGCCGCGTTTTCCCTGTATTTCGCCAAAGCCTTCTTCCCTGCCGGCGACACCACCGCACAACTGTTGAACACCGCTGCGATCTTCGCCGTGGGCTTCCTGATGCGCCCGATCGGTGGCTGGCTGATGGGCATCTACGCCGACCGCAAAGGCCGCAAGGCCGCACTGATGGCCTCGGTACTGCTGATGTGCGCCGGCTCACTGGTCATTGCCCTGACCCCGGGTTATGAAACCATCGGCGTTGCCGCCCCGGTCCTGCTGGTAGTTGCTCGCTTGATGCAGGGCCTGTCGGTGGGCGGTGAATACGGCACCTCGGCCACCTACCTCAGTGAGATGGCGACCAAGGAGCGTCGTGGCTTCTTCTCCAGCTTCCAGTATGTGACCCTGATCTCCGGCCAACTCATCGCTCTGGCCGTGCTGATCATCCTGCAGCAGACCCTGACCACCGAGCAGCTGTATGCCTGGGGCTGGCGCGTACCGTTCGTGATCGGCGCGCTGTGTGCGGTCGTGGCCCTGTACTTGCGTCGTGGTATGGAAGAAACCGCCTCCTTCACCAAGAAGGAGAAGTCCAAGGAAAGCCTGATGCGCACCCTGATGCGCCATCCCAAGGAACTGGCAACCGTGGTCGGCCTGACCATGGGCGGCACCCTGGCCTTCTACACCTACACCACCTACATGCAGAAGTACCTGGTCAATACGGTGGGCATGAGTATCAGCGACTCGACCACCATCTCGGCGGCGACCCTGTTCCTGTTCATGTGCCTGCAACCGATCGTAGGCAGTCTCTCCGACAAGATTGGGCGGCGTCCGATCCTGATCGCCTTCGGCGTTCTGGGCACCGTGTGCACCGTACCGATCCTGACCACCCTGCACACCATCGAAACCTGGTGGGGCGCGTTTTTCCTGATCATGGCAGCGCTGATCATCGTCAGTGGCTACACCTCGATCAATGCCGTGGTTAAAGCCGAACTGTTCCCCACCGAAATCCGCGCTCTGGGCGTCGGCCTGCCTTACGCACTGACCGTATCGATCTTCGGTGGCACCGCCGAATACGTGGCGCTGTGGTTCAAGAGCATCGGCATGGAAACTGGCTACTACTGGTACGTAACTGCCTGTATTGCCTGCTCGTTGCTGGTGTACGTGTTCATGAAGGACACCCGCAAGCATTCGCGGATTACGACTGACTAA
- a CDS encoding MBL fold metallo-hydrolase encodes MRRSLSLRGFFLAFATLGALAQVQAAEQALQLDVYNPGSAALFPVSSVIVSGQHDAILVDAQFGKAQAEQVLNKLRASGKRLTTIYISHGDPDYYFGLQTLTDAYPQAKVVASAATVAHIKQTMAAKLAYWGPQMGADKPAQLVVPQVLSGNQLKLEGQSLEVLGLDGPQPDRSFVWIPSIKAVVGGVVVANNLHVWMADTQTAQSHQDWLATLNRIEQLKPQVVVPGHYLGQPGESLEAVRFSADYIRAFDEETAKADNAAELIAAMKKRYPNLGEESSLALSAKVAKGEMKW; translated from the coding sequence ATGCGTCGTTCATTGTCCCTGCGCGGTTTTTTTCTGGCGTTCGCCACCCTTGGGGCCTTGGCCCAGGTTCAGGCCGCCGAGCAGGCGCTGCAACTGGATGTCTATAACCCCGGCAGTGCGGCCTTGTTCCCGGTCAGCTCGGTAATCGTCAGCGGCCAGCACGATGCCATCCTGGTGGATGCCCAATTCGGCAAAGCCCAGGCCGAGCAGGTGCTGAACAAACTTCGCGCCAGTGGCAAGCGGTTGACCACTATCTATATCAGTCATGGTGACCCGGATTACTACTTCGGCCTGCAGACCCTGACCGATGCCTATCCCCAGGCCAAAGTCGTTGCGTCTGCGGCAACGGTTGCCCATATCAAACAGACCATGGCTGCCAAACTGGCCTATTGGGGGCCGCAGATGGGGGCGGACAAGCCTGCGCAACTGGTCGTCCCGCAGGTGCTCTCAGGCAATCAGTTGAAGCTGGAAGGGCAAAGCCTTGAAGTGCTTGGCCTGGACGGTCCGCAACCGGATCGCAGTTTTGTCTGGATTCCGTCAATCAAAGCGGTGGTCGGCGGCGTGGTGGTGGCCAATAACCTGCACGTATGGATGGCCGACACCCAGACGGCGCAATCGCACCAGGATTGGCTGGCGACCCTCAACCGCATTGAACAGCTCAAGCCGCAGGTGGTGGTGCCAGGGCACTACCTGGGCCAGCCCGGCGAGTCACTTGAAGCCGTGCGCTTCAGCGCAGACTACATCCGTGCCTTCGACGAGGAAACCGCCAAGGCTGACAACGCCGCCGAACTGATCGCAGCGATGAAAAAGCGTTACCCGAACCTCGGCGAAGAGAGCTCGCTGGCGCTCAGTGCCAAGGTCGCCAAGGGCGAAATGAAGTGGTAA
- a CDS encoding LysR substrate-binding domain-containing protein, with translation MKRLPPLPALHTFLVTAQCCNFTRAAQLLHITQGAVSRQIAGLEEHLGYALFLRQARGLSLTREGQDWLPRVQQVFALIEEGVQHVGARSAILQLKAPTCVMRWLLPRLMEWQALRPEVPVELTTTVQHGVDFRREVFDAAVVYGAAPQNGLHTLKLFDEQLTPVCAPQLLAGPVPLRQLADLEQHMLLHPTRDQHDWNVWLNAAGAALPRHGKAQHFETLDMAMSMASQGTGVAIGDWSLIGDDLSCGRLVAPFPLKVSTGQAYYLVRPQGASSTALTELLDWLCDQATGARAQ, from the coding sequence ATGAAGCGCCTGCCGCCGTTGCCCGCCCTGCATACCTTTCTGGTCACGGCCCAATGCTGCAACTTCACTCGCGCCGCGCAATTGCTGCACATCACCCAAGGCGCAGTCAGTCGTCAGATTGCCGGGCTTGAAGAGCACCTAGGTTATGCGTTGTTCCTGCGCCAGGCCCGTGGCCTGAGCCTGACCCGCGAAGGCCAGGACTGGTTGCCACGGGTGCAGCAGGTGTTCGCGTTGATCGAGGAAGGCGTGCAGCACGTCGGTGCACGCAGTGCCATCTTGCAACTCAAGGCGCCGACCTGCGTGATGCGCTGGCTGTTGCCACGGCTGATGGAGTGGCAGGCGCTGCGCCCGGAAGTGCCAGTGGAACTGACAACTACGGTGCAGCACGGCGTGGACTTTCGTCGGGAAGTATTCGATGCAGCAGTGGTCTATGGCGCCGCGCCCCAAAATGGATTGCACACGCTAAAGTTGTTCGATGAGCAACTGACACCGGTGTGTGCCCCGCAGCTACTGGCAGGCCCTGTGCCTTTGCGGCAGTTAGCGGACCTTGAGCAACACATGCTGCTGCACCCGACCCGCGACCAGCACGACTGGAACGTCTGGCTGAATGCGGCCGGCGCGGCCCTGCCCCGGCACGGCAAGGCCCAACATTTCGAGACCTTGGACATGGCCATGTCCATGGCCTCTCAGGGTACCGGAGTGGCGATAGGCGACTGGTCGCTGATCGGAGATGACCTCAGTTGCGGGCGCCTGGTAGCGCCCTTCCCGCTCAAGGTCAGCACCGGTCAGGCCTACTACCTGGTCCGCCCGCAGGGAGCATCGTCAACAGCCCTGACCGAGTTGCTCGACTGGCTGTGCGATCAGGCCACAGGTGCCAGGGCTCAGTAA